One Polaribacter sp. KT25b DNA segment encodes these proteins:
- a CDS encoding tRNA1(Val) (adenine(37)-N6)-methyltransferase, with the protein MKPFKFKEFSVHQDKTAMKIGTDGVLLGAWSSVDDYLDTILDIGAGTGIISLMLAQRSDAMTIDAVEVDENAYEQTVENFEQSDWADRLYCYNANFQEFADEIADEEEIYDLIISNPPFYTDDFESDNRARNKARFTSALSFEELLAGVVKILSSDGKFAVIIPFKEEENFVNLAKSKGLFFNRVCHVQGNPTSEIKRSLMEFSFHPSEIKKEHLIIEIERHQYTKEYINLTKDFYLKM; encoded by the coding sequence ATGAAACCATTTAAATTTAAAGAGTTTTCTGTTCATCAAGATAAAACGGCTATGAAAATTGGTACAGATGGAGTTTTATTAGGTGCTTGGAGCTCTGTTGATGATTATTTAGATACGATTTTAGATATTGGTGCAGGTACAGGAATTATCTCTTTAATGTTAGCACAACGTTCTGATGCTATGACGATTGATGCTGTTGAGGTTGATGAAAATGCGTATGAACAAACGGTAGAAAATTTTGAGCAATCTGACTGGGCAGATCGATTGTATTGTTACAATGCTAATTTTCAAGAATTTGCTGATGAAATTGCAGATGAAGAAGAAATATACGATTTAATTATTTCGAATCCTCCATTTTATACTGATGACTTTGAATCTGATAATAGAGCTAGAAATAAGGCCAGGTTTACTTCTGCATTGTCTTTTGAAGAATTACTTGCTGGAGTTGTGAAAATTCTTTCTTCGGATGGTAAATTCGCAGTAATCATCCCTTTTAAGGAAGAAGAAAATTTTGTAAATTTAGCAAAGTCGAAAGGGTTATTTTTTAATAGAGTTTGTCATGTTCAAGGCAATCCTACATCAGAAATAAAAAGAAGTTTAATGGAATTTTCTTTTCATCCATCAGAAATAAAAAAAGAACATTTAATTATTGAAATTGAACGTCATCAATACACAAAAGAATATATAAATTTAACCAAGGATTTTTATTTAAAAATGTAA